From one Rosa rugosa chromosome 4, drRosRugo1.1, whole genome shotgun sequence genomic stretch:
- the LOC133745144 gene encoding uncharacterized protein LOC133745144 isoform X2 — MDEWVPRTGVVIGEIPNYDIPDLFTVKIFHGGRIINNKYVGGRIDYFDNCDKDPDRPPKNWSRSHFNTHLKCDILVNNICESFNSFILPARGKPIISMFEEIRMKLMKRIQIRRDKMMKYEGNICPKPREILDKNKVKAATDCISRLSGGPLVEVESIGGGQYVVHLENRTCTCRLWDLSGIPCKHAISAIHHKRHKPEDYVDNCYRKSTYMQIYDNIILPINGMDLWEVSDQAQILPPQYNRQPGRPRTKRIKDASEKVENSSFKLGRVQRSLKCSNCHVLGHNIKSCHRHLPPKEKTSKKVSKKRKLNSGEASTSATQSQNVGPQKASVIRKNKLREKAKERAQKAKERRDEIKASGTKASSIASIKAARAVAKASKSSKPSQTSTTSKTATSSKVSTSVKAATPTRASARIRKVPKNVN, encoded by the exons ATGGATGAGTGGGTGCCTCGAACAGGAGTGGTTATCGGTGAAATCCCTAATTATG ACATCCCCGATTTATTCACTGTGAAGATTTTTCATGGTGGGAGGATAATCAATAACAAATATGTGGGAGGGAGAATTGACTATTTTGACAACTGTGACAAAGACCCAGATAGACCTCCTAAGAATTGGTCTAGATCACACTTCAACACGCATCTGAAGTGTGATATTCTAGTGAATAATATATGCGAATCATTCAACAGCTTTATATTGCCTGCAAGGGGTAAGCCAATCATCTCAATGTTTGAGGAGATTAGAATGAAGCTGATGAAAAGGATTCAGATTAGAAGAGATAAGATGATGAAGTATGAAGGGAATATATGCCCAAAGCCAAGAGAAATTTTAGACAAGAACAAAGTCAAGGCTGCAACTGATTGCATATCGAGATTGTCTGGTGGTCCATTGGTTGAAGTTGAAAGTATCGGAGGGGGACAGTATGTGGTGCATCTTGAGAATAGAACTTGCACTTGTAGGCTGTGGGACTTGAGTGGCATTCCGTGCAAGCATGCGATTTCTGCAATTCATCACAAGAGGCACAAGCCAGAGGATTATGTTGACAACTGCTACCGCAAGTCTACATACATGCAAATCTATGACAACATAATCTTGCCAATCAATGGCATGGATCTGTGGGAAGTCTCTGATCAAGCTCAAATCCTTCCACCACAATACAATAGGCAACCAGGGAGGCCAAGAACAAAAAGAATCAAGGATGCATCCGAGAAGGTGGAGAATTCTAGCTTTAAATTGGGGAGGGTACAGCGATCGCTCAAGTGCAGCAACTGTCATGTACTTGGACATAATATCAAGTCATGTCATAGACATTTGCCTCCTAAGGAAAAAACCAGCAAGAAAGTTTCAAAAAAAAGGAAGCTAAACTCGGGTGAAGCTTCAACTAGTGCAACACAAAGCCAG AACGTTGGACCTCAAAAAGCAAGTGTGATTAGGAAGAACAAGTTGAGGGAGAAAGCTAAAGAAAGAGCACAGAAAGCCAAg GAACGAAGAGATGAAATCAAAGCAAGTGGTACTAAAGCTTCCTCTATAGCTAGTATCAAGGCTGCTAGAGCTGTTGCCAAGGCTTCAAAATCTTCTAAACCCTCTCAAACTTCTACAACTTCCAAAACGGCAACATCCTCTAAGGTTTCAACAAGTGTCAAGGCTGCGACACCAACAAGAGCATCTGCCCGTATTAGGAAAGTCCCAAAGAATGTGAATTAG
- the LOC133745144 gene encoding uncharacterized protein LOC133745144 isoform X1 yields the protein MRSYYCLIFLYAHLLSSQNYFAFASASSTTEAQALLKWKASLQNQTQLINSWMYLPSTNNATNTSSNPKAIANPCIWTGISCNAAGSVNRINLTNYSIQDIPDLFTVKIFHGGRIINNKYVGGRIDYFDNCDKDPDRPPKNWSRSHFNTHLKCDILVNNICESFNSFILPARGKPIISMFEEIRMKLMKRIQIRRDKMMKYEGNICPKPREILDKNKVKAATDCISRLSGGPLVEVESIGGGQYVVHLENRTCTCRLWDLSGIPCKHAISAIHHKRHKPEDYVDNCYRKSTYMQIYDNIILPINGMDLWEVSDQAQILPPQYNRQPGRPRTKRIKDASEKVENSSFKLGRVQRSLKCSNCHVLGHNIKSCHRHLPPKEKTSKKVSKKRKLNSGEASTSATQSQNVGPQKASVIRKNKLREKAKERAQKAKERRDEIKASGTKASSIASIKAARAVAKASKSSKPSQTSTTSKTATSSKVSTSVKAATPTRASARIRKVPKNVN from the exons atgagatcttattattgccttaTTTTCTTGTATGCTCACCTACTTTCATCACAAAACTACTTTGCTTTTGCTTCTGCCAGTTCAACTACTGAAGCGCAAGCCCTTCTGAAATGGAAAGCCAGCTTACAAAATCAAACCCAGCTTATCAACTCATGGATGTACCTTCCTAGTACAAATAATGCCACCAATACTTCCAGCAATCCCAAAGCAATTGCAAACCCATGCATTTGGACCGGTATCTCATGCAATGCTGCTGGAAGTGTCAACAGGATAAACCTTACCAATTATAGTATACAAG ACATCCCCGATTTATTCACTGTGAAGATTTTTCATGGTGGGAGGATAATCAATAACAAATATGTGGGAGGGAGAATTGACTATTTTGACAACTGTGACAAAGACCCAGATAGACCTCCTAAGAATTGGTCTAGATCACACTTCAACACGCATCTGAAGTGTGATATTCTAGTGAATAATATATGCGAATCATTCAACAGCTTTATATTGCCTGCAAGGGGTAAGCCAATCATCTCAATGTTTGAGGAGATTAGAATGAAGCTGATGAAAAGGATTCAGATTAGAAGAGATAAGATGATGAAGTATGAAGGGAATATATGCCCAAAGCCAAGAGAAATTTTAGACAAGAACAAAGTCAAGGCTGCAACTGATTGCATATCGAGATTGTCTGGTGGTCCATTGGTTGAAGTTGAAAGTATCGGAGGGGGACAGTATGTGGTGCATCTTGAGAATAGAACTTGCACTTGTAGGCTGTGGGACTTGAGTGGCATTCCGTGCAAGCATGCGATTTCTGCAATTCATCACAAGAGGCACAAGCCAGAGGATTATGTTGACAACTGCTACCGCAAGTCTACATACATGCAAATCTATGACAACATAATCTTGCCAATCAATGGCATGGATCTGTGGGAAGTCTCTGATCAAGCTCAAATCCTTCCACCACAATACAATAGGCAACCAGGGAGGCCAAGAACAAAAAGAATCAAGGATGCATCCGAGAAGGTGGAGAATTCTAGCTTTAAATTGGGGAGGGTACAGCGATCGCTCAAGTGCAGCAACTGTCATGTACTTGGACATAATATCAAGTCATGTCATAGACATTTGCCTCCTAAGGAAAAAACCAGCAAGAAAGTTTCAAAAAAAAGGAAGCTAAACTCGGGTGAAGCTTCAACTAGTGCAACACAAAGCCAG AACGTTGGACCTCAAAAAGCAAGTGTGATTAGGAAGAACAAGTTGAGGGAGAAAGCTAAAGAAAGAGCACAGAAAGCCAAg GAACGAAGAGATGAAATCAAAGCAAGTGGTACTAAAGCTTCCTCTATAGCTAGTATCAAGGCTGCTAGAGCTGTTGCCAAGGCTTCAAAATCTTCTAAACCCTCTCAAACTTCTACAACTTCCAAAACGGCAACATCCTCTAAGGTTTCAACAAGTGTCAAGGCTGCGACACCAACAAGAGCATCTGCCCGTATTAGGAAAGTCCCAAAGAATGTGAATTAG
- the LOC133745152 gene encoding uncharacterized protein LOC133745152 encodes MMQTMEAADKEKQKHNSTRMEAFVRFAKLETANADLAKSLATVQWNLEQEVNHVAELRQQVELKEVNHEELRRKISDTHQIEISLKSDTSALEGRNGIDIQGIPWERVNFTRDKYREARLKQYKNYESLGRPRQDLEKECLQVEKVKSFYDFNYNTRLVKSTIVHSQLFGRVELELLARLWLYDTSTSKLLCYITKHK; translated from the exons ATGATGCAAACCATGGAAGCGGCTGATAAAGAGAAGCAGAAACATAATAGTACTAGAATGGAAGCCTTTGTGCGTTTTGCTAAACTTGAG ACTGCAAATGCTGACCTTGCGAAATCACTAGCCACTGTGCAGTGGAATCTCGAACAGGAG GTCAATCATGTAGCAGAACTTCGACAGCAAGTTGAGTTAAAAGAAGTTAACCATGAAG AACTCAGGAGGAAGATCTCTGATACTCATCAGATCGAAATATCTTTAAAGAGTGATACATCGGCTTTGGAAGGTAGAAATGGAATAGACATACAGGGAATACCATGGGAGAGGGTTAATTTCACCAGAGATAAGTACCGTGAAGCGCGATTGAAGCAATATAAGAACTATGAGAGCCTCGGTCGGCCTCGTCAAGACCTTGAGAAG GAGTGCTTGCAAGTGGAGAAGGTGAAGAGTTTCTATGACTTTAACTACAACACAAGGCTTGTCAAGTCCACAATTGTGCATTCTCAG CTTTTCGGCAGGGTGGAGTTAGAGCTGCTGGCGCGACTTTGGTTATATG atacctctactagcaagctactttgctacatcaccaagcataagtaa
- the LOC133745143 gene encoding MDIS1-interacting receptor like kinase 2-like has translation MEIGNIPTLIALELGINQFSGYLPHNICRTGSLTHFTASSNHLSGPIPKFLKTCTSLFRVRLEGNQLTGNISEVFGVYPSLNFIDLSNNQLYGEISPNWGLCLNLTTLRIAANKLTGFIPAEIGNATQIHELDLSSNSLVGTIPKEFGGLTSMVKLMLDGNQLSGRIPLEFKSLTDLEYLDLSANKFNDSIPSFVGDFHKLYYLNLSNNKFGQVIPFQLGKLIQLSQLDLSFNAVEGQIPSDISNMQSLEILNISHNNLSGFIPTSFEDMHGLSYVDISYNYLEGPLPNNKAFQAATREALRGNKGLCGNTRFLQPCNKQSPKKDHKLVFLIMFLILGALALLAFIFALVVKRKKKHQHGEKTNMSEEFSYSILKLDGKTMFEEIVRATEDFDPMYCIGQGEQGSVFKATLSSTYTVAVKKLHLPCDDDKNLQKTFLNEIRALTEMRHRNIVKLYGFCSHMLHSFLVYDYLEKGSLATMLSKDEEAKELGWSKRVNIVKGVAHALCYMHHDCLPPIVHRDISSKNILLDDEYEACVSDFGTAKFLNPDSTNWTALAGTYGYIAPELAYTMEVNEKCDVYSFGVVTLETVMGRHPGDLLSSLFSGACSSSSTALPAHQMPVLDVLDQRISPPAGEVAGEVVSVVKVAFACLNSSPQSRPTMKQVSQHLSTKRLHLSGPIAMITCGELLASNGFTAS, from the exons ATGGAGATAGGAAATATCCCAACGTTGATAGCATTGGAATTGGGTATAAACCAATTTTCGGGTTATTTGCCACATAACATTTGCCGAACTGGATCACTCACACACTTTACAGCTTCCTCCAATCATCTAAGTGGTCCAATCCCCAAATTCTTGAAAACTTGCACGAGCTTATTCAGAGTCCGTCTTGAAGGGAACCAATTGACAGGCAATATATCTGAAGTCTTTGGCGTTTATCCAAGTCTCAATTTTATAGATTTGAGCAACAATCAACTTTATGGTGAAATCTCACCAAATTGGGGATTGTGCCTAAATTTAACAACCCTACGAATAGCTGCAAACAAACTTACTGGTTTTATACCAGCTGAGATTGGAAACGCAACCCAAATTCATGAGCTGGATCTTTCTTCAAATAGTTTAGTCGGGACAATTCCAAAGGAGTTTGGGGGATTAACTTCAATGGTGAAGCTGATGTTGGACGGCAATCAACTTTCAGGTCGTATTCCTTTAGAGTTTAAATCATTGACTGATCTAGAATATCTTGATCTATCAGCAAACAAATTCAATGATTCAATTCCAAGTTTTGTAGGTGACTTTCACAAGTTATATTACTTGAATTTGAGCAACAACAAGTTCGGTCAAGTAATTCCATTTCAATTGGGGAAGTTAATTCAGTTGTCCCAACTAGATTTGAGTTTTAACGCAGTTGAAGGTCAGATACCATCAGATATTAGTAATATGCAGAGTCTGGAGATACTTAATATATCCCACAACAATCTCTCTGGTTTCATTCCAACAAGTTTTGAAGACATGCACGGGTTGTCGTATGTAGACATATCCTACAATTACTTGGAAGGTCCACTTCCCAACAACAAAGCATTTCAAGCTGCTACTCGGGAAGCATTGCGAGGGAACAAGGGCTTGTGTGGCAACACACGATTTTTGCAACCCTGCAATAAACAAAGCCCAAAAAAGGACCATAAACTCGTATTTCTAATAATGTTCCTTATTCTTGGAGCACTTGCACTTCTAGCCTTCATATTTGCATTGGTagtgaaaaggaaaaagaagcatCAGCATGGAGAAAAAACCAACATGAGTGAAGAATTTTCTTATTCAATATTAAAGTTGGATGGAAAAACGATGTTTGAGGAAATCGTAAGGGCAACAGAAGATTTTGATCCCATGTATTGCATAGGGCAGGGAGAACAGGGAAGTGTCTTCAAAGCAACTTTGTCATCCACTTACACAGTGGCTGTGAAGAAACTCCATTTGCCATGCGATGATGACAAGAATCTTCAGAAGACATTCTTGAATGAAATTAGGGCACTAACTGAGATGCGTCACCGAAATATTGTGAAGCTTTATGGTTTCTGTTCACATATGCTACACTCATTTTTGGTGTATGATTATCTGGAAAAGGGTAGTTTGGCCACAATGTTGAGCAAAGATGAGGAAGCTAAAGAACTGGGGTGGAGTAAAAGGGTGAATATAGTTAAAGGTGTAGCTCATGCCTTGTGTTACATGCATCACGATTGTTTGCCACCAATTGTGCACCGGGACATATCGAGCAAGAACATTTTGCTGGATGATGAATATGAGGCCTGTGTCTCAGACTTTGGCACTGCTAAGTTCTTAAACCCAGACTCAACTAATTGGACTGCCCTTGCAGGCACATATGGATATATTGCACCAG AGCTTGCTTATACGATGGAAGTGAATGAGAAGTGTGATGTTTATAGCTTTGGAGTGGTGACATTGGAGACAGTTATGGGAAGACATCCGGgagatcttctctcatctcTTTTTTCGGGGGCGTGTTCATCATCGTCAACTGCATTACCAGCCCATCAAATGCCAGTTTTGGATGTTTTGGACCAACGCATTTCCCCTCCTGCAGGTGAAGTTGCAGGAGAAGTTGTCTCTGTTGTGAAGGTAGCATTTGCGTGCCTGAATTCCAGTCCTCAATCTCGTCCAACAATGAAGCAAGTTTCTCAACACCTCTCAACTAAAAGACTGCATTTGTCGGGTCCAATAGCTATGATAACATGCGGTGAATTGCTTGCTTCTAATGGTTTTACTGCCTCATGA